The Streptomyces camelliae genome window below encodes:
- a CDS encoding undecaprenyl-diphosphate phosphatase, which yields MSVLTYPEAVGVGLLQGVTELFPVSSLGHSILIPALLGGHWKHDLDVSADGSLYLNELVGLHLATALALVVYFWRDWVRVIRGLTTSITQRRIETVDQKLAWLIITACVPVAVAGVALDKVFRTTLGKPVPTAIFLALNGIVLFVTEQLRRGGTGRRRAGAAVAPGEEHLSADEQSDLRITRMTIRQAVTIGAAQILALCPGISRSGSTISAGIFKGLGHEDSARFAFLLATPVIGGAALLKLPPLLGPQGNGLRGPLLAGSVAAFVAAYLATRFLVRYFEDRTLIPFAIYCSVAGLGSLAYFTLA from the coding sequence ATGTCCGTTCTGACCTATCCCGAAGCCGTGGGCGTGGGCCTGCTGCAAGGCGTCACCGAACTGTTCCCCGTCTCCAGCCTGGGGCACAGCATCCTGATACCCGCGCTGCTGGGCGGGCACTGGAAGCACGACCTCGACGTCTCCGCCGACGGATCCCTGTACCTCAACGAGCTGGTCGGCCTCCATCTGGCCACCGCGCTCGCCCTCGTCGTCTACTTCTGGCGGGACTGGGTGCGGGTGATCCGCGGCCTGACCACGTCGATCACCCAGCGCCGGATCGAGACCGTCGACCAGAAACTCGCCTGGCTGATCATCACCGCGTGCGTCCCGGTCGCGGTCGCGGGCGTCGCGCTCGACAAGGTGTTCCGTACGACGCTCGGCAAGCCCGTCCCGACCGCGATCTTCCTGGCGCTCAACGGCATCGTGCTCTTCGTCACCGAGCAGCTGCGGCGCGGCGGGACCGGCCGCCGGCGGGCCGGAGCCGCCGTCGCCCCCGGCGAGGAGCATCTGTCCGCGGACGAGCAGTCGGACCTGCGGATCACCCGGATGACGATCCGGCAGGCCGTGACGATCGGCGCGGCCCAGATCCTCGCCCTCTGCCCCGGCATCAGCCGCTCCGGCTCCACCATCAGCGCGGGCATCTTCAAGGGCCTGGGCCACGAGGACTCCGCGCGCTTCGCGTTCCTGCTCGCCACGCCGGTGATCGGCGGCGCCGCGCTGCTCAAGCTGCCGCCGCTGCTCGGCCCGCAGGGCAACGGCCTGCGCGGTCCGCTGCTGGCGGGCAGCGTGGCCGCGTTCGTGGCGGCCTACCTCGCCACCCGCTTCCTCGTGCGCTATTTCGAGGACCGCACCCTGATCCCGTTCGCGATCTACTGCTCCGTCGCGGGCCTCGGCAGCCTGGCCTACTTCACCCTCGCCTGA